A genomic segment from Rhizoctonia solani chromosome 11, complete sequence encodes:
- a CDS encoding ferritin-like protein, which yields MSQHVGVSTQPVYKAPTGAPKEWTLTALRQHLQTAVILELYTIPLYLFAMYSINTDNAGSESPEQVAVAGVRGIVAQEMLHLILAGNLLTAVRGRPQLYGEAFAPKYPSEILYEGVLLTLAPAHPYQFQNFVEVEQPVDEKVEQEETLLKTKMLAQYESIGQFYGSLKEGLRDLHNRLGDDIFDKDSAKRQWGDDDPWFQGELAAITDLQTAEDKLSLIIEQGEGGPPTTGSSSSEQSHYEIFKKLSELNLNVHKLAPNPDTKQFEGREKSYPVMLAFDASYSYLLWTIETVWTYGGPDESKKQKLRGNIGPLMFSVMKPIAQFLVHQDLKTIKKKRAGPPFNIYLFSTETSPLNELKAIVANAISAYPDASELKGVPGAVGKLFDLGDI from the exons GGGTGCTCCAAAGGAGTGGACGTTAACAGCACTTCGGCAACATCTTCAAACTGCTGTTATACTTGAGCTTTATACTATTCCACTTTACTTGTTTGCCATGTATTCTATTAATACCGACAATGCCGGGTCTGAAAGCCCAGAACAAGTGGCCGTCGCTGGCGTTCGGG GCATTGTTGCACAAGAGATGCTTCACTTGATACTTGCGGGAAACCTGCTCACTGCGGTTCGTGGTCGACCCCAGTTATATGGGGAAGCCTTCGCCCCAAAATATCCGTCAGAGATATTGTACGAGGGAGTGCTTTTGACGTTAGCTCCGGCACATCCATACCAGTTTCAAAACTTTGTTGAG GTTGAACAACCAGTTGATGAGAAAGTTGAACAAGAAGAAACTCTGTTAAAAACCAAAATGCTTGCACAATACGAGAGTATCGGCCAATTCTACGGAAGCCTCAAAGAGG GTTTAAGAGATCTTCATAATAGACTTGGAGACGACATCTTTGATAAAGATTCGGCCAAGAGACAATGGGGAGATGATGACCCTTGGTTCCAAGGAGAACTAGCTGCGATTACTGACCTCCAAACTGCTGAAGACAAGCTATCTCTAATCATCGAGCAGGGCGAGGGAGGTCCCCCAACGACGGGCTCTTCAAGCTCGGAACAATCTCACTACGAAATATTCAAAAAGTTGAGCGAACTGAACCTGAATGTTCATAAACTGGCTCCAAACCCAGACACAAAACAGTTTGAGGGTAGGGAGAAGTCGTATCCG GTTATGCTGGCATTCGATGCTTCG TACTCTTACTTACTTTGGACCATTGAAACTGTCTGGACTTATGGCGGCCCCGATGAATCGAAAAAACAGAAGCTTAGGGGGAACATCGGCCCCTTGATGTTCTCTGTTATGAAACCAATTGCACAATTTTTGGTTCACCAAGATTTAAAGACGATCAAGAAAAAGCGCGCCGGGCCACCGTTCAACATTTATCTTTTCTCTACAGAGACTTCTCCATTGAACGAGCTAAAGGCCATAGTGGCCAATGCGATCTCTGCGTACCCGGACGCATCGGAATTGAAGGGTGTACCAGGAGCCGTGGGAAAACTCTTTGATCTTGGAGATATTTAG